The Pecten maximus unplaced genomic scaffold, xPecMax1.1, whole genome shotgun sequence sequence ctttgAAATCAATGATAAATTAATCACTGTTAACACTGATAATGTTATGATGCTAAGTTcgtctgtccatctgtaaacCAGCATTCCTATATGATTTTTATTCCATACCATTGATCAACAAATCATACTTAATTGTTAACTAATATTAACAGACATTGACATTAACCCCTTTATGATTGTGGTAACCGCGTATCCAGATTAATCCATTCACACAGTATTTGGTGCGTAGTGCAATCCCACAACTGCCTTCATATTAAATACTTTGTCATGGTTCCTTCTGAAACCAGGACGAGGTccaacacatatataatacaggatGCATATAAGACCAAACCAACTAAGGTATGATATGCTGGTACATATAGCATCTTTAGACTGACCATATTCTGTAGATTACTCCGAACAAAAACATTCCAGTGTAGCACTTAAACAGCTGTCCTAATATTAATGAGATCCTGGTACCtcataataaataatataaaaaatacagttTGTTTACAGGTAGTCCAGCGACACTTAAACACTGGTACATCAGATAACAGTGGACCAAGTCTCAGGATAAAGACTTCATTCCTCTCATCATGGTCCTTCATTAACGTATTTTGTGTGAAGTGTTGATGGAATTAATAATAACTAGGTCCAACATTAACGTATTTTGTGTGAAGTGATGATGGATATACTGTAATAATAAATAGGTCCTCCATTAATGTCTTTTGCGTCAAGTGATGAGCGATATATACATAATGCGGTTATCTCCCAGTGACATCATAAAATAGTACAAACTCCACACTTGGTTACTGTGACCTGCTGTGGGGTGGGATAGTCTGGCTGGATTGCCATGTTTACTGGGATAGGGTAAGGGTGACGGAGGCTGGCATGTTCCAGATTGTTGTTAAGGGAGTTGTCAATGCTTTCCATACTGGACAGACTGGACGATTCGTGATGTAGGTTACTTTCTTTACTGCTTATAAGCGTGTCCGTGTCAAAGTATTTGGTGAGGTCTGGGGTGGCATAATTCATGACTCGTTGAATAATCTCCTTGTATTTATCATTGAGATCTCCATGTATACCGGTCCCTCCATGTCCTCCTACACCTGTAATGGAGACAGGTCGTTGGTGAAATAACAGGTAGTTAACTACAATAGTCTTTTTGTAGGTAAATCTGAATCAGGTTAGATAAACAATGGGCAAATAACACTAGCACAGATAATTTATTTCAGAATTGAGTATTATGGATAAGCAAATCAGTCCtacataaaatacatgttaAGTAATGGCATAAAGGAGCAATGTCCCTACATCTTGGAAGATTGctgtaaaaaaaacttgttttcatatttatttaggTAAAAGCTATACACATATAAATCTTTTAACAGGTAAGTGTAAACCATATAATGATTCAATAAACATATCAATGATTGAGTCACCGTAGGGATGTAATGTACCTTTCATGTCTATATAGACAAGCTGTGAGAAGATGAGAGACATTCCCCCTGGAGGTGGCCAGGGTTACCGTTTCAAACATGACAGGGATGATGGGCTTGGCCAGTAGGTCAGCTAGACTGAGTTCCCGGTTACAGTGGTGGGATACTACGTACTTCGGGACACACAGGACAGCACCACCTGGTGAGCAATAGTTGTTttatcacatatacatgtatacagtagtATCTCAATCTTTCACATAAGACCAATAATATGCTAACTAATTAAGGAGTAAATATtcacattttaatatcaaaaccCTACAGTGTACCTGTATTCTTTGTGTCAAAACCATGAAGTGGTCTAATACAAGCAAGCAATTCTAAGATTTAAGTATCAACAGTCAGGACAAACTTATGTTCAATCTTCAAATCAAATGTATTCAAGAAACCAACAGTCTATACCACCTGGACTTGGTGTGAATTCCCAACCAACAGTATGTGTTATGACTACTGGTTGAAAGTTTGTACCAAGACCCTGTTGTCTACACTAGATCTATACAGTACATTTGATACAGCTGTAAGGAGGCTGATTTACCTTTGAGTTTCTGATACCGTCATCTATCTTGATATTGAGCTGGTCACCTCTCCCATCTGACCAATGTCCATCCAACAGGACAGTCCGACCTTCTCCAGTCGATCTCGTAGGGCCTTCACCTCATCTTGGCAGTCCCACTGGTAGCTGATGAACACTTGGGGTGGGTCCTGAGTCGATTCTGGATGAAGGAAgaacacatgtacaccaaaaGTACGACAAAGGTAAAATGGAGATACGGAAGTTAGGACACAGgtaaaacaatgacacaacatGGAGATACAAGAGTTAGgacacaggtaaacaatggCACAACATGGAGATACAAGAGTTAGGACACAGGTAAACATGGCACAACATGGAGATACAACGTTAGGACCCGGTAAACAATGGCACAACATGGAGATACAAACAGTTAGgacacaggtaaacaatgacACAACACAGAGGTACAAAAGTTAGgacacaggtaaacaatggCACAACATGGAGATATAAGAGTTAGGACACAGGTGAACAATGGCACAACATGGAGATACAAGAGTTAGGACACAGGTAACAATGACACAATATGGAGATACAAGATTTAGgacacaggtaaacaatgacATAATATGGAGATACAAGATTTAGGACACAGGTAAACAATAACTCAACATGGAGATACAAGAGTTAGGACCACACACGACACTCACCGACAGTCCCTCCTTATTATAGTTATGGGAAACGTTCTGATCAGGTTCATCATGCTAGATTGAGGATGAATTGCAGCTCTCTAAATGCCCATCTATTTAGTCGTAATCTTATCGACAGCCCTGTATGTTCATGTAGACAAGCGTATGAAACCACTGAACACTTTCTATTGTCTTGTCCAAACTATACCATTGTAAGAAACAAATGTTTTGTAGATCTACCAA is a genomic window containing:
- the LOC117320351 gene encoding uncharacterized protein LOC117320351, which gives rise to MSLIFSQLVYIDMKGVGGHGGTGIHGDLNDKYKEIIQRVMNYATPDLTKYFDTDTLISSKESNLHHESSSLSSMESIDNSLNNNLEHASLRHPYPIPVNMAIQPDYPTPQQVTVTKCGVCTIL